The following are encoded together in the Rhizobium tumorigenes genome:
- the ffh gene encoding signal recognition particle protein, whose amino-acid sequence MFENLQDRLGSILNGLTGRGALSEADVSAALREVRRALLEADVALDVVRGFTDRVREKAIGAEVLKSIKPGQMVVKIVHDELIEMLGADSVGVDLNAPAPVVIMMVGLQGSGKTTTSAKIAHRLTTRDRKKVLMASLDTRRPAAQEQLRQLGVQASIDVLPIIAGQSPTDIAARAVQAARLGGHDVVILDTAGRTHIDEPLMVEMAEIKRKSNPHEILLVADSLTGQDAVNLARNFDERVGITGLVLTRMDGDGRGGAALSMRAVTGKPIKLIGTGEKMGELEEFHPRRIADRILGMGDIVSLVERAAENIDAEKASAMAAKMAKGKFDLNDLADQLRQMQKMGGMGGIMGMMPGMSGMKDKMAAAGLDDKLFGRQIAIIQSMTKAERANPDILKHSRKKRIAAGSGTDSAAINKLLKMHRQMADMMKAMGAKGKGGMMKQMMGGLAGKMGLGGMGGMGGMPDLSSLDPKQLEALQKQAEAAGLGRPGSMPGLGGMGGLPGLGGAKLPGLGGGFPGLPGLPKKK is encoded by the coding sequence CAGGACCGACTTGGCTCCATTCTGAATGGACTGACCGGCCGTGGCGCTTTGTCGGAAGCCGATGTTTCCGCAGCGCTGCGCGAGGTTCGCCGTGCTCTTCTCGAAGCCGACGTGGCGCTCGACGTCGTGCGTGGCTTTACCGATCGCGTCCGCGAAAAGGCCATCGGTGCCGAAGTCCTGAAGTCGATCAAGCCCGGCCAGATGGTCGTCAAGATCGTTCATGACGAGCTGATCGAGATGCTCGGTGCCGACAGCGTCGGCGTCGATCTGAATGCGCCGGCCCCCGTCGTCATCATGATGGTCGGCCTGCAGGGCTCGGGCAAGACCACGACATCGGCCAAGATTGCCCACCGGCTGACGACACGGGACCGCAAGAAGGTGCTGATGGCATCGCTCGATACGCGGCGCCCGGCCGCCCAGGAGCAGTTGCGCCAGCTCGGCGTGCAGGCCTCGATCGACGTGCTGCCGATCATTGCCGGCCAGTCGCCGACAGACATTGCCGCCCGCGCGGTGCAGGCTGCCCGCCTCGGCGGCCACGATGTCGTCATCCTCGACACCGCCGGCCGCACCCATATCGACGAGCCGCTGATGGTCGAGATGGCCGAGATCAAGCGCAAGTCCAACCCGCACGAGATCCTGCTGGTCGCTGACTCGTTGACCGGCCAGGACGCGGTCAACCTGGCCCGCAATTTCGACGAGCGCGTCGGTATCACCGGTCTTGTACTGACCCGCATGGACGGCGACGGCCGCGGCGGTGCTGCCCTTTCGATGCGCGCCGTCACCGGCAAGCCGATCAAGCTGATCGGTACCGGCGAAAAAATGGGCGAGCTCGAAGAGTTCCATCCGCGCCGCATCGCCGACCGCATTCTCGGCATGGGCGACATCGTCTCGCTCGTCGAGCGTGCCGCCGAAAATATCGACGCCGAGAAGGCGTCCGCCATGGCCGCCAAGATGGCCAAGGGCAAGTTTGACCTCAACGACCTCGCCGATCAGCTGCGCCAGATGCAGAAGATGGGCGGCATGGGCGGCATCATGGGAATGATGCCCGGCATGTCGGGCATGAAGGACAAGATGGCCGCCGCCGGCCTCGACGACAAGCTGTTCGGCCGTCAGATCGCCATCATCCAGTCGATGACCAAGGCCGAGCGCGCCAACCCCGATATCCTCAAGCATTCCCGCAAGAAGCGCATCGCCGCCGGCTCCGGCACCGATTCGGCCGCCATCAACAAGCTCCTGAAAATGCACCGCCAGATGGCGGACATGATGAAAGCCATGGGGGCCAAGGGCAAGGGCGGCATGATGAAGCAGATGATGGGCGGCCTTGCCGGCAAGATGGGTCTCGGCGGCATGGGTGGAATGGGCGGCATGCCCGATCTCTCCAGCCTTGACCCGAAACAACTGGAAGCGCTGCAGAAGCAGGCAGAGGCAGCTGGCCTCGGCCGTCCGGGCAGCATGCCCGG